Proteins encoded by one window of Triplophysa rosa linkage group LG19, Trosa_1v2, whole genome shotgun sequence:
- the LOC130570651 gene encoding putative protein FAM47C, with the protein MKDPPKPESQEPPAAAAVSETAPGDAVDTFKVSNKAKRRMRKMRNSLKMQEAAGQETQMQEVSETLETDTSIEHLCELLGGLHLSSEPSAPATPSPVLELHHLVANSSGPFNRLKPLRPATFIFEFSPTFGFGPTQETDSQMSGPDVSMETPEIEEPRETPSPSEGQGAALEPLDHVRDVSSASPRASKAVKKTKRRMTKTKKTDLPQRQEETDPRETDAVEPLRELLDGLHLPSKPFATATPSPVPQLHRVTPFNSLRPLQPAKFIFKSSSAEIKHFCPRVEDLHISSKPPATPSPVPELHHIGANSSTPFNRLKPLRPATFIYESPISEMEHLCQRLDDLHLSPTPPATPSSIPELHRLVEKSSGPFNKQRPLQPATFIYESPISEMEHLCQRLDDLHLSPKPPAWATPSSVPELHHLVANSSGPFNSLKPLRPATFFFELSPTFGFGQKLNSDSQMSGQEGSMERPETADPTATPSPSEGQGAALEPLDHVRDGSSTSRRVSKAAKKVKMMRKTKNSDVSKRQEMKDTRETDTVKVFTVTVFVIVFILVLFSFIYFF; encoded by the exons ATGAAAGATCCACCAAAACCTGAGTCCCAGGAACCTCCAGCAGCTGCTGCTGTTTCAGAAACAG CTCCAGGAGATGCAGTGGACACATTCAAGGTTTCGAATAAGGCCAAAAGGAGGATGAGGAAAATGAGAAATA GTTTAAAAATGCAGGAGGCTGCTGGACAGGAGACACAGATGCAGGAAGTGAGTGAAACGCTGGAGACTGACACATCTATTGAACACCTGTGTGAGCTCCTGGGTGGACTGCATCTGTCCTCTGAGCCTTCTGCCCCAGCCACACCATCTCCTGTTCTTGA GCTTCATCATTTAGTGGCGAACTCCTCTGGCCCATTTAACAGATTGAAGCCTCTTCGTCCTGCGACGTTCATCTTCGAATTCTCACCCACATTTG GTTTTGGACCAACACAGGAGACTGACTCCCAGATGAGTGGGCCAGATGTGTCCATGGAGACCCCTGAGATAGAAGAGCCCAGAGAAACACCTTCTCCATCTGA GGGTCAGGGCGCTGCCTTAGAGCCATTGGATCATGTCCGAGATGTTTCCAGTGCATCTCCTAGAGCTTCTAAGGcggttaagaaaacaaaaaggaggATGACGAAAACGAAAAAAA CTGATTTACCACAGAGGCAAGAAGAGACTGACCCACGGGAGACAGACGCAGTTGAACCTTTACGTGAGCTGCTGGATGGGCTACATCTGCCTTCAAAGCCCTTTGCCACAGCCACACCATCTCCCGTTCCTCA GCTTCATAGAGTGACCCCATTTAACAGCTTGAGACCTCTACAGCCAGcgaaatttatatttaaatcctCATCTG cagaaattaaacatttctgtCCGCGTGTAGAGGACTTGCATATCTCCTCAAAGCCCCCAGCCACACCATCTCCTGTTCCTGA GCTTCATCATATAGGGGCGAACTCCTCCACGCCATTTAACAGATTGAAGCCTCTTCGTCCagccacatttatttatgagtCACCCATATCTG aaaTGGAACATTTATGTCAACGTCTGGATGACTTGCATCTGTCTCCCACGCCCCCAGCCACACCGTCTTCTATACCTGA GCTTCATCGTTTGGTGGAGAAATCCTCTGGCCCATTTAACAAGCAAAGGCCTCTACAACCAGCCACGTTTATTTATGAGTCACCCATATCTG AAATGGAACATCTTTGTCAGCGTTTGGATGACTTGCATCTGTCTCCAAAGCCTCCCGCCTGGGCCACACCATCTTCTGTTCCTGA GCTTCATCATTTAGTGGCGAACTCCTCTGGCCCATTTAACAGCTTGAAGCCTCTTCGTCCAGCTACATTTTTCTTTGAATTATCACCCACATTTG GTTTCGGACAAAAGCTGAACTCTGACTCTCAGATGAGTGGGCAAGAAGGGTCCATGGAGCGCCCTGAGACAGCAGACCCCACAGCAACACCTTCTCCATCTGA GGGTCAGGGCGCTGCCTTAGAGCCATTGGATCATGTCCGAGATGGGTCCAGTACATCTCGGAGAGTTTCGAAGGCTGCTAAGAAAGTAAAAATGATGAGGAAAACTAAAAACA GCGATGTTTCAAAGAGGCAGGAAATGAAGGACACACGGGAGACAGACACAGTCAAAGTTTTCACAGTTACAgtttttgttatagttttcattttagttttatttagttttatttattttttttaa
- the LOC130570619 gene encoding testis-specific gene A8 protein-like has translation MRYPSKGQHPAWRSSPSEGQRPACQMPSASPGATGASNNGQSRSMRENKNSSPQRHESVGQEKSTKPAVAPAAPPQQESSTNKQDNSHPSKTESRAPPAAAAVTKPASPQPEASTEPEASTEAPVTAAAPPQQESSTQRQRDKSKDESQAPSAAPITASSQETSTELPVTPASAALKKTKRRMRKNKKSSTKPEASTEPEASTEPEASTEPEASTEAPVMAASPPQ, from the exons ATGCGTTACCCATCTAA GGGTCAGCATCCTGCCTGGAGATCTTCTCCATCTGA GGGTCAACGTCCTGCCTGCCAAATGCCCAGTGCATCTCCTGGAGCTACTGGGGCTtcaaataatggacaaagcagAAGCATGAgggaaaacaaaaact CTTCCCCACAAAGGCATGAGAGTGTTGGACAAGAGAAGTCCACAAAACCTGCCGTCGCACCAGCTGCTCCACCTCA gcAGGAGAGTTCTACAAATAAACAGGATAACTCACATCCATCCAAAACGGAGTCCCGGGCACCTCCAGCGGCTGCTGCTGTTACGAAACCAG CTTCCCCACAACCAGAGGCGTCCACAGAACCAGAGGCGTCCACAGAAGCTCCTGTCACGGCAGCTGCTCCACCTCA gcAGGAGAGCTCTACGCAGAGACAGAGGGACAAATCGAAAGACGAGTCCCAGGCACCTTCAGCAGCTCCAATCACAG CTTCCTCACAAGAGACGTCCACAGAGCTCCCTGTCACACCAGCTTCAGCTGCTTTGAAGAAAACGAAAAGGAGGatgaggaaaaataaaaaat CTTCCACAAAACCAGAGGCGTCCACAGAACCAGAGGCGTCCACAGAACCAGAGGCATCCACAGAACCAGAGGCGTCCACAGAAGCTCCTGTCATGGCAGCTTCTCCACCTCAGTGA